A genomic window from Sorex araneus isolate mSorAra2 chromosome 2, mSorAra2.pri, whole genome shotgun sequence includes:
- the KCNS2 gene encoding potassium voltage-gated channel subfamily S member 2, which yields MTGQSLWDVSGASVVEDGEIRVNVGGFKRRLPSRALLRFPETRLGRLLLCRSREAVLELCDDYDEVQREFYFDRNPELFPYVLHFYHTGKLHVMAELCVFSFSQEIEYWGINEFFIDSCCSYSYHGRKVEPEQEKWDEQSDQESTTSSLDEILAFYNDASKFDGQPLGNFRRQLWLALDNPGYSVLSRVFSVLSILVVLGSIITMCLNSLPDFQIPDSQGHPGEDPRFEIVEHFGIAWFTFELVARFAVAPDFLKFFRNALNLIDLMSIVPFYITLVVNLVVESTPALANLGRVAQVLRLMRIFRILKLARHSTGLRSLGATLKYSYKEVGLLLLYLSVGISIFSVVAYTIEKEENEGLATIPACWWWATVSMTTVGYGDVVPGSTAGKLTASACILAGILVVVLPITLIFNKFSHFYRRQKQLESAMRSCDFGDGMKEVPSVNLRDYYAHKVKSLMASLTNMSRSSPSELSLDDSLH from the coding sequence ATGACCGGCCAGAGCCTGTGGGACGTGTCCGGGGCCAGCGTCGTCGAGGACGGAGAGATCCGCGTGAACGTGGGCGGCTTCAAGCGGCGGCTGCCGTCGCGCGCGCTGCTGCGCTTCCCCGAGACGCGCCTGGGCCGCCTGCTGCTGTGCCGCTCGCGCGAGGCCGTCCTGGAGTTGTGCGACGACTACGACGAGGTCCAGCGCGAGTTCTACTTCGACCGCAACCCCGAGCTCTTCCCCTACGTGCTGCACTTCTACCACACCGGCAAACTGCACGTCATGGCCGAGCTGTGCGTGTTCTCCTTCAGCCAGGAGATCGAGTACTGGGGCATCAATGAGTTCTTCATCGACTCCTGCTGCAGCTACAGCTACCACGGGCGCAAGGTGGAGCCCGAGCAGGAGAAGTGGGACGAACAGAGCGACCAGGAGAGCACCACGTCCTCGCTGGACGAGATCCTCGCCTTCTACAATGACGCCTCCAAGTTTGACGGGCAGCCGCTGGGCAACTTCCGACGGCAGCTGTGGCTGGCGCTGGACAACCCCGGCTACTCAGTGCTGAGCCGCGTCTTCAGCGTCCTGTCCATCCTGGTGGTCCTGGGCTCCATCATCACCATGTGTCTCAACAGCCTGCCTGACTTCCAGATCCCCGACAGCCAGGGCCACCCGGGCGAGGACCCCCGGTTCGAGATTGTGGAGCACTTCGGCATTGCCTGGTTCACCTTCGAGCTGGTGGCCCGGTTCGCTGTGGCTCCCGACTTCCTCAAGTTCTTCCGGAATGCCCTGAACCTCATCGACCTCATGTCCATAGTGCCCTTCTACATCACGCTGGTGGTGAACTTGGTGGTGGAGAGCACGCCGGCCTTGGCCAATCTGGGCCGCGTGGCGCAGGTGCTGCGGCTCATGCGCATCTTCCGCATCCTGAAGCTGGCCCGGCACTCCACGGGCCTCCGCTCGCTGGGCGCCACACTCAAGTACAGCTACAAGGAGGTGGGGCTGCTCCTGCTCTACCTGTCCGTGGGCATCTCCATCTTCTCCGTGGTGGCCTACACCATTGAAAAGGAGGAGAACGAGGGCCTGGCCACCATCCCAGCTTGCTGGTGGTGGGCCACTGTCAGCATGACCACCGTGGGCTATGGGGACGTGGTCCCCGGGAGCACGGCGGGGAAGCTGACCGCCTCGGCCTGCATCCTGGCAGGcatcctggtggtggtgctgccCATCACCCTCATCTTCAACAAGTTCTCCCACTTTTACCGGCGCCAGAAGCAGCTGGAGAGCGCCATGCGCAGCTGCGACTTCGGGGATGGTATGAAGGAGGTCCCGTCCGTCAACCTGAGGGATTACTATGCCCATAAGGTGAAGTCGCTCATGGCGAGCCTGACGAACATGAGCAGGAGCTCGCCGAGTGAGCTGAGTCTGGACGATTCCCTCCACTAG